CTTCCGCGTCGCCGACGCCGACGGGCACGCGCTGGACGCGATACTGCGCGCGCGCGGCATTGCCCTGCCCCAGGGCTGGGTGCTGGCGCATTGCGGCGCGACCGCCGAGTCGCGCCGTTATCCAGCGACACTGTTCGCGCAGGCGATCGACATGCTGGCTGGCGCGGGCGTATGCGTGATGCTGACCGGCTCGCCGGACGAACGGGCACTGGTGGATGAAGTCGTGGCGCGCAGCTGCGACCCGGACAGGCTGGTGAACCTGGCGGGGGCGCTCACGCTGGGGCAGTTCGGCGCCCTGGTGGCGCGCGCCGGCCTGCTGGTATCGAACAACAGCGGGCCCGTCCATATCGCCGCGGCCCTGGGTACGCCCGTGGTGGACCTGTATGCATTGACCAACCCTCAGCACACGCCATGGCAGGTACCGCACCGGCTGCTGTACCGGGACGTGCCGTGCAAATACTGCTATCGCAGTGTCTGCCCGCTGGGTCACCACGCCTGCCTGAGCGCGGTCGACCCGGCGCAGGTAGCCCAGGCCGCCTTCGAATTGCTGGAGAGCCAGGCGCCGGCACGGCAGCCGATCATGATCGAGGCGGCGTAGACGCGGGCGGGCCGCGCGCCAGCGCGCAGGCACCCCGCGGCAGCGTCCGCATGCATCCGCAAGGAAAACAAGCGTCGAAAAGGACAACGTCATGTACACACTGGGCATCAACGCCGCGTTTCACGATTGCTCCGCCACGCTGGTCCGCGATGGCGAAGTGCTGGCGGCGGCGGAAGAGGAACGCTTCACCCGCGTCAAGCACGGCAAGCGGCCGGTGCCGTTCACGGCCTGGCAACTGCCGTATCACGCCATCGACTATTGCCTGGGCCATGCCGGGATCTCCCTGGCCGATGTGGACCATGTGGCCTATTCCTTCGACCCCACGTTGCTGGTCGGATTGCGCAGCCTGCCCGAAACCATTTCCCTCCCGCTGGAGCCGTCCCGCCAGCCGCGCGGCCCGGACGGACAATCGCCCTGGGACCCGCTGTTCCTGTCGTATATCGTCAATGCG
Above is a genomic segment from Bordetella genomosp. 11 containing:
- a CDS encoding glycosyltransferase family 9 protein — encoded protein: MTDRLSSTVATLPAPSAPDNARSAATASAAWDEARNILCVRLDNMGDVLMTTPALRALKDARPDRRLTLLASRAGAAIAAHVPEVDETIVYEAAWVKNAASPPDTYRATVERLRGGGFDAAVIFTVYSQSALPAALMCHAAGIPRVLAYSRENPYHLVSDWVREVEPLPEPRHEVQRQLDLVATVGASTPDTRLSFRVADADGHALDAILRARGIALPQGWVLAHCGATAESRRYPATLFAQAIDMLAGAGVCVMLTGSPDERALVDEVVARSCDPDRLVNLAGALTLGQFGALVARAGLLVSNNSGPVHIAAALGTPVVDLYALTNPQHTPWQVPHRLLYRDVPCKYCYRSVCPLGHHACLSAVDPAQVAQAAFELLESQAPARQPIMIEAA